In a single window of the Aridibaculum aurantiacum genome:
- the rimO gene encoding 30S ribosomal protein S12 methylthiotransferase RimO yields the protein MKTRTLKKDKVNIITLGCSKNMVDSEVLSGQLLANDFDVVHESAKRDHNIVIVNTCGFIDKAKAESINTILDQVELKRRGKLDKVYVTGCLSERYKNNLEEEIPEVDAFFGTMEMPRILKTLEADYKAELVGERLLSTPSHYAYLKISEGCNRTCSFCAIPLMRGQHISKPIEQLVAEAEGLVRRGVKEIMVIAQELTYYGLDIYKKRELPRLLHALADVKGLEWIRLHYAYPSKFPMEILDVMKERSNICNYLDMPLQHASNHMLKAMKRQITREEMTDLIHKIRETVPGICLRTTLITGFPGETQDDVNEVKEFLQEHRFDRVGVFTYSHEENTSAYEFADTLSDEEKEARAQEIMEVQQEISLEKNQEKVGKVFKVIVDKREAGRYLARTEFDSVEVDNEVVINTNKRLRIGEFVNVKITKAYDYDLEGEVV from the coding sequence ATGAAAACACGTACGCTCAAGAAGGATAAAGTAAACATCATTACGCTTGGTTGCAGCAAGAATATGGTAGATAGTGAAGTGCTAAGTGGCCAGCTGCTTGCCAATGATTTTGACGTGGTTCACGAAAGCGCGAAGCGTGATCATAATATAGTTATTGTGAACACTTGTGGTTTCATTGATAAAGCAAAAGCAGAAAGTATCAATACCATTCTTGACCAGGTGGAATTGAAGCGCCGCGGCAAGCTTGACAAAGTTTATGTTACAGGCTGCCTGAGTGAGCGCTACAAAAACAACCTGGAAGAAGAAATCCCTGAAGTAGATGCATTCTTCGGAACCATGGAAATGCCCCGGATCTTAAAAACGCTGGAAGCTGATTATAAAGCAGAGCTTGTAGGCGAAAGATTATTAAGCACACCATCGCACTATGCTTACCTGAAGATTAGTGAAGGATGTAATCGTACCTGTTCGTTTTGTGCCATTCCACTGATGCGCGGGCAACATATCAGTAAGCCGATAGAGCAACTGGTAGCTGAAGCCGAAGGTTTGGTAAGACGCGGTGTAAAAGAAATAATGGTTATAGCGCAAGAGTTAACCTACTACGGGCTTGATATCTATAAAAAGCGTGAACTACCAAGATTGCTACATGCACTGGCCGATGTAAAAGGTTTGGAATGGATCCGTTTGCACTATGCTTATCCAAGTAAGTTTCCAATGGAGATTTTGGATGTGATGAAGGAGCGCAGCAATATCTGTAACTACTTAGACATGCCGCTTCAGCACGCAAGTAATCATATGCTGAAAGCCATGAAGCGCCAGATAACGCGTGAAGAAATGACTGATCTTATTCATAAAATAAGAGAAACGGTTCCTGGCATTTGTTTACGAACTACACTGATTACTGGCTTTCCTGGCGAGACGCAGGATGACGTGAACGAAGTAAAAGAATTTTTACAAGAACATCGTTTTGATAGGGTAGGTGTATTTACTTATAGCCACGAAGAGAATACATCTGCTTATGAATTTGCAGATACTCTTTCTGATGAAGAGAAAGAAGCACGTGCACAAGAGATCATGGAAGTACAGCAGGAGATAAGCCTTGAGAAAAACCAGGAGAAGGTTGGTAAGGTTTTCAAAGTGATTGTTGACAAAAGAGAGGCCGGACGATACCTTGCGAGAACTGAATTTGATAGTGTAGAAGTAGATAATGAAGTAGTCATCAATACTAACAAAAGGTTACGCATTGGAGAGTTTGTAAACGTGAAGATCACCAAAGCATATGATTACGACCTGGAAGGAGAGGTGGTTTAA
- the pyk gene encoding pyruvate kinase, translating into MENSNHGEALVEVDNNTNQIIKPLKNEKTMSKNLSKYLHKHMDRQAGLDHIIHRTKIVATVGPACDTYDKLLELVKAGVNVFRLNFSHGSHEDKAKIIEHIRNINSTQPYNIAILGDLQGPKLRVGEIENNALTVVPGDILTFTNEKCVGTLERIYVSYPNLAGDVKVGNTILIDDGKLEVVVVDILRNGDVKVEVTMGGVLSSKKGINLPDTKISLPALTEKDLVDLEFIIEQKIDWVALSFVRNVKDIVILRSKLDEKKSKTKIIAKIEKPEAVANIRDIVIESDGIMIARGDLGVEIPVEKVPMIQKDIIRKCLHRAKPVIVATQMMESMIERTKPNRSEITDVANAVLEGADAVMLSGETATGNHPALVVQTMCKIIMEVEKEYRYDREEDLKPQAHSPSFLSDAICYNACKIARDVNADAVIGMTQSGYTGFMLSSYRPKAPLYIFSKERTLINQLSLSWGVRAFYYAEEESLDEIIEDQIEILRERGFLKKGDVVINTGSTPVQLHLPTNVLKITKVD; encoded by the coding sequence ATGGAAAACAGTAACCATGGGGAAGCATTGGTTGAAGTAGATAACAATACTAATCAAATAATAAAACCCCTTAAGAACGAAAAAACAATGTCAAAAAATCTTTCGAAGTACTTGCACAAGCACATGGATCGCCAGGCAGGACTTGATCACATAATACATAGAACTAAGATAGTAGCTACAGTAGGTCCGGCATGCGATACGTACGATAAACTACTGGAACTGGTAAAAGCAGGCGTAAACGTTTTCAGGCTGAATTTTTCTCACGGCAGCCACGAAGACAAAGCCAAGATCATTGAACACATCCGTAACATCAATTCCACTCAACCATACAACATTGCCATCCTGGGTGACCTTCAAGGGCCAAAGCTTCGTGTGGGTGAAATAGAGAACAATGCGCTTACCGTTGTTCCGGGTGACATCCTGACCTTCACCAACGAAAAATGCGTTGGTACTTTGGAAAGGATCTATGTGTCTTATCCAAACCTTGCCGGTGACGTGAAAGTGGGCAACACCATCTTGATTGATGATGGTAAGCTGGAGGTTGTTGTTGTAGACATTCTTCGTAATGGAGATGTGAAGGTTGAAGTAACTATGGGTGGTGTTTTATCTTCAAAGAAAGGTATCAACCTGCCTGATACAAAGATCTCTCTTCCTGCACTTACCGAAAAAGACCTGGTAGACCTTGAGTTTATCATTGAGCAAAAAATTGACTGGGTAGCGCTATCATTTGTGCGCAATGTAAAAGACATTGTTATCCTGCGCAGTAAGCTAGACGAGAAAAAGAGTAAGACAAAGATCATTGCTAAAATAGAAAAGCCTGAGGCAGTTGCAAATATCCGTGACATCGTAATTGAGAGTGACGGTATCATGATAGCACGTGGCGATCTTGGTGTAGAGATCCCGGTTGAAAAAGTACCGATGATCCAGAAAGATATCATCAGGAAATGTCTTCACAGGGCGAAGCCAGTGATTGTAGCTACACAGATGATGGAGAGTATGATAGAGCGTACCAAACCAAATCGTAGTGAAATAACTGACGTAGCAAACGCGGTTTTAGAAGGTGCCGATGCAGTGATGCTAAGCGGTGAAACGGCTACTGGTAATCACCCTGCACTGGTGGTACAAACCATGTGCAAGATCATTATGGAAGTAGAGAAGGAATACCGCTATGATCGTGAAGAAGATCTCAAACCACAAGCACACTCTCCTTCTTTCTTGAGCGATGCCATTTGCTACAACGCTTGTAAAATAGCACGCGATGTGAATGCTGATGCCGTGATTGGTATGACCCAAAGTGGTTACACTGGCTTTATGCTTAGCAGCTACAGGCCTAAAGCTCCTTTGTATATATTCTCTAAAGAAAGAACTTTGATCAACCAGTTGAGCTTGAGCTGGGGCGTAAGAGCTTTCTATTATGCTGAAGAAGAAAGTCTTGATGAAATCATTGAAGACCAGATTGAGATACTTAGAGAACGTGGTTTCCTGAAGAAAGGTGATGTAGTAATCAATACAGGTAGTACTCCAGTACAACTACACTTACCAACCAACGTTTTGAAGATCACAAAAGTTGATTAG
- the pfkA gene encoding 6-phosphofructokinase, translated as MATKVTKIGVLTSGGDSPGMNAAIRAVVRTGIYHGMEVFGVMRGYSGMIDDDIVKMESRSVANIIQRGGTILKCARSKQFLTPEGRQIAYENLKKRGINGLVIIGGDGSFRGAQKFSNEFDIPCIGLPGTIDKDIAGSDFTIGFDTAVNTAVDAIDKIRDTADAHDRLFIVEVMGRDAGYIALHSGIATGAENILIPETKTDIEELIDSLGEKEKRKKLVNLVVVAEGDDFGGGNEVAKIIKERMPTTDTRLCILGHIQRGGSPTCLDRLIASRMGYHAVESLIEGRHNVMVGILNNRMNYIPLDFAVKAKQRISKEWMKIVKILAS; from the coding sequence ATGGCTACAAAAGTTACAAAAATAGGAGTACTAACCTCGGGAGGTGATAGCCCGGGAATGAATGCCGCTATAAGGGCAGTAGTGCGTACAGGTATATATCATGGAATGGAGGTTTTTGGTGTAATGCGTGGTTACAGTGGCATGATAGATGACGATATTGTAAAAATGGAAAGCCGCAGCGTGGCCAATATTATCCAGCGTGGTGGAACTATTTTGAAGTGTGCACGCAGCAAACAATTTCTTACGCCGGAAGGCAGGCAGATTGCCTATGAAAACCTGAAGAAAAGAGGCATCAATGGCTTGGTGATCATTGGCGGCGACGGAAGTTTCAGGGGTGCTCAAAAATTCAGCAACGAGTTCGATATTCCTTGTATAGGTTTACCGGGTACCATTGATAAAGATATTGCCGGAAGTGATTTTACCATAGGCTTTGATACAGCGGTGAATACAGCTGTAGATGCCATTGATAAAATACGTGATACAGCCGATGCGCACGACCGACTTTTTATAGTAGAAGTAATGGGACGCGATGCAGGTTATATTGCCTTGCATAGTGGTATTGCCACCGGTGCTGAAAACATCTTGATTCCTGAGACCAAGACCGATATTGAAGAATTGATCGACTCGCTGGGCGAAAAGGAAAAGCGGAAAAAGTTGGTGAACCTGGTGGTAGTGGCCGAAGGGGATGATTTTGGCGGAGGGAATGAAGTAGCTAAGATTATCAAAGAAAGGATGCCTACTACTGATACCAGGTTGTGTATACTTGGTCATATTCAGCGTGGGGGCTCTCCTACCTGTCTAGACCGCTTGATAGCAAGCCGTATGGGCTATCACGCAGTAGAGTCACTGATAGAAGGACGTCATAATGTGATGGTAGGAATTTTGAATAACAGGATGAATTATATTCCGCTCGATTTTGCTGTAAAAGCGAAGCAACGTATCAGCAAAGAGTGGATGAAGATTGTAAAGATACTGGCCAGTTAG
- a CDS encoding glycoside hydrolase family 20 protein, which produces MYIIRYFFFLFLVLIYGSASSQAIIPAPVEQTIQQGKFLMTERTQIVVTSDQLQVTAAFLNQHLKKYHGLQLPVVKKKSFPSAGNITLSVSDSITPNKEAYQLLVNQNQITITGNSAAGVFYGMQSLLQLLPASRSSSIAVPAVSINDHPRFSYRGMHLDVARHFFPVDYIKRYIDFLALHKLNTFHWHLTDDQGWRIEIKKYPKLTSIGGYRNGTIIGRYPGKGNDSIRYGGFYTQQEIKEVVKYAADRFITVIPEIEMPGHASAAIAAYPHLSCFPNEPTTPPFQTAWNGSFKGKQVPQAWGIFPDVFCAGKESTFSFLQDVVDEVMVLFPSAYIHIGGDENDKNQWKRCPACQARIKRLKLKDEKQLQAYFVQRMERYINSKGRKIIGWNEILEGGLAPNATVMSWQGERGGIEAAKQQHDVIMVPENYLYFNWSQTRNEDFVSFGRYTPLEKVYAYDPVPKALNSAQAKYIWGGQGALWTEYIKNTSILEYNLFPRLAALSEILWSSTNNWKDFQDRLPHQLKRYDHWGINYSRAYYEIQDSVLPGNDHAVLRWKLSASQPGSFSIDVFDNKKQRVNAMNTAGATEVLIAKPGEYTAVLKPDVGASLTRSFSINKATGKRIQLKEAASSTYPGNGGAFGLINGIKAKMFNSLEWQGWSGKDMEATIDLLQAETLSKVVVNVWRQEPSWFYLPVAIQVSTSPNGNTWTTITITNKDKQWNVQDDRTITIELPASTTARFVKVIARNYGKIPAGRPGAGRNAWLFVDEIEIH; this is translated from the coding sequence TTGTACATCATTAGATATTTCTTCTTCCTATTCCTTGTATTGATCTACGGTAGTGCCAGTAGCCAGGCTATCATCCCTGCTCCTGTTGAGCAAACGATACAGCAAGGAAAGTTCTTGATGACTGAAAGAACACAGATTGTTGTAACAAGCGATCAGCTACAAGTCACCGCAGCTTTTTTAAATCAGCATTTGAAAAAATATCATGGACTGCAACTGCCGGTTGTAAAGAAGAAATCTTTTCCTTCGGCGGGTAATATCACGCTCTCTGTTTCAGATTCCATAACACCAAATAAAGAAGCTTACCAGTTATTGGTAAACCAGAACCAGATTACAATAACAGGCAATTCAGCAGCAGGAGTTTTTTATGGAATGCAATCGCTGCTACAGTTGTTGCCTGCAAGCAGATCATCTTCTATTGCAGTTCCTGCAGTGTCGATCAATGATCATCCACGTTTCAGCTACCGCGGTATGCACCTCGATGTTGCCCGTCATTTCTTTCCTGTGGATTACATCAAGCGCTATATTGACTTCCTGGCTTTGCATAAGCTAAACACATTTCATTGGCACCTTACTGATGACCAGGGCTGGCGGATAGAAATAAAGAAATACCCAAAGCTTACAAGCATTGGTGGCTATAGAAATGGAACCATCATTGGCCGTTATCCTGGTAAGGGAAACGATAGCATACGCTATGGAGGCTTCTATACGCAACAGGAAATAAAGGAAGTGGTGAAATATGCTGCAGATCGATTTATAACAGTTATACCTGAAATAGAAATGCCCGGTCATGCATCGGCTGCAATAGCAGCGTATCCTCATCTAAGCTGCTTTCCAAATGAGCCTACTACCCCACCCTTTCAAACTGCATGGAACGGATCATTTAAAGGAAAGCAGGTACCACAGGCGTGGGGCATTTTCCCAGATGTTTTTTGCGCCGGTAAGGAAAGCACATTTAGTTTCTTGCAAGATGTAGTAGACGAGGTGATGGTGCTGTTCCCGTCTGCATATATACATATAGGTGGCGATGAAAATGATAAGAATCAATGGAAACGTTGTCCTGCATGCCAGGCACGTATAAAGCGCTTGAAGCTGAAAGATGAGAAACAACTGCAAGCATATTTTGTACAGCGGATGGAGCGCTACATCAATAGCAAAGGGCGAAAAATAATTGGCTGGAATGAAATACTGGAAGGTGGACTGGCTCCCAATGCTACCGTAATGAGCTGGCAGGGCGAACGTGGAGGTATAGAGGCAGCCAAACAACAGCACGATGTGATCATGGTGCCTGAAAATTACTTGTACTTCAATTGGTCGCAGACAAGGAATGAGGATTTTGTGTCCTTTGGCCGGTATACACCTCTAGAAAAAGTATATGCTTATGACCCAGTACCCAAAGCATTGAACAGTGCTCAAGCTAAATATATCTGGGGTGGCCAAGGTGCTTTATGGACTGAATACATAAAGAACACGTCGATTCTTGAGTACAATCTGTTTCCTCGATTAGCAGCACTAAGTGAAATATTATGGAGTTCTACCAATAACTGGAAAGACTTCCAGGACCGTTTGCCGCATCAATTGAAACGGTATGATCACTGGGGCATTAACTATAGCCGTGCTTATTATGAAATACAAGACTCCGTATTACCAGGTAATGATCATGCTGTTTTGCGATGGAAACTTTCAGCATCGCAGCCAGGAAGTTTTTCCATTGATGTTTTTGATAATAAAAAGCAGCGTGTGAATGCTATGAATACTGCCGGTGCAACAGAAGTGCTAATTGCAAAACCTGGTGAATACACAGCAGTGCTGAAACCTGATGTGGGCGCTTCTCTTACCCGCAGCTTCAGTATCAATAAAGCTACAGGCAAACGTATCCAGTTAAAAGAAGCTGCTTCCTCTACTTATCCTGGTAATGGCGGTGCCTTTGGTTTGATCAATGGAATTAAGGCGAAAATGTTCAACTCGCTGGAGTGGCAAGGCTGGAGCGGAAAAGATATGGAAGCAACCATTGACTTATTGCAGGCCGAAACGCTAAGCAAAGTGGTGGTAAACGTTTGGCGACAGGAACCAAGTTGGTTTTATTTACCTGTAGCTATACAAGTGTCCACTTCGCCAAATGGAAACACCTGGACGACAATAACCATCACTAACAAGGATAAACAGTGGAATGTGCAGGATGACAGAACCATAACAATAGAACTGCCTGCTTCCACTACTGCCCGCTTTGTAAAAGTGATAGCAAGGAACTATGGTAAAATTCCTGCAGGAAGACCTGGAGCTGGCAGAAATGCATGGCTTTTTGTAGACGAGATCGAGATACATTGA
- a CDS encoding SDR family oxidoreductase, giving the protein MKKIMITGANGFLGQHLCRHFIDKGDKVLATGKGSSRLGAIDVEYAELDITNEGAVKTYLQKHAPGVVIHTAAMSKPDGCENHRQQCWEVNVTATKNLATHTQGHFIFTSTDFVFGENGPHAEEDETGPLNYYGRSKLEAEQQVVANSKMYSIVRPVFIYGAAWDGLRGSFVQWVKQNLEQGKKIKVVSDQLRTPTYVGDICKGISTMIDKPATGIFHLAGKDVLSPYDMAIATARVLKLDESLIEKVTADTFPEPVKRAKRSGLKIDKAITELNYQPVSFEEGVRLTFHN; this is encoded by the coding sequence ATGAAGAAGATTATGATAACAGGCGCCAACGGTTTTCTGGGGCAGCACCTGTGCAGGCATTTTATAGATAAAGGCGATAAAGTATTAGCAACAGGCAAAGGAAGCAGCAGGCTCGGCGCAATAGATGTTGAATATGCAGAACTAGATATCACCAATGAAGGTGCTGTAAAAACATATTTGCAAAAGCATGCACCCGGTGTAGTGATACATACGGCGGCTATGAGCAAACCAGATGGATGTGAAAACCACCGCCAACAATGCTGGGAGGTGAATGTTACAGCCACAAAGAACCTGGCTACACATACACAAGGACATTTCATTTTTACTTCAACTGATTTTGTTTTTGGAGAAAATGGGCCACATGCAGAAGAGGATGAAACCGGGCCTCTCAATTATTATGGACGAAGTAAACTGGAAGCTGAACAACAGGTGGTGGCTAATAGTAAGATGTATAGCATAGTAAGGCCGGTATTTATTTATGGTGCTGCATGGGACGGGCTGCGAGGAAGTTTTGTGCAATGGGTAAAACAAAACCTGGAGCAAGGCAAAAAGATAAAAGTAGTAAGTGACCAACTACGTACACCAACCTATGTAGGTGATATCTGCAAAGGGATCAGCACCATGATAGATAAACCTGCTACTGGCATATTTCATCTTGCAGGCAAAGATGTTCTATCGCCTTATGATATGGCTATTGCTACTGCACGTGTTCTTAAACTTGATGAAAGCCTTATTGAGAAAGTTACTGCTGATACTTTTCCTGAGCCTGTAAAACGAGCGAAGCGTTCAGGACTAAAAATAGATAAAGCGATTACTGAACTTAATTACCAACCTGTAAGTTTTGAAGAAGGAGTGAGACTAACGTTTCATAATTAG
- a CDS encoding T9SS type A sorting domain-containing protein: MRSFIILALLVSTNCFAWNKAKEENAFGSRSYNSVVPSDSSFCNCIKPLFNYLLASSRLNISSADNITVQSLVNDAVQAGYMINSSQCPHLASNLNGLFYTLTPQYVSYAGMIVAPTGAAYRAKLGNCTISFRSTAGPFEHKLSYFQPKDCSNANKVEYAASPVPTECLRYTIQHTPDQAGLSWFVHYNDCAGALQVKWLQPTDPSFSFCATRIHQVQDADTLKLVHASSIYSLSSATSPTCVLDAAIYYRQTIAVLELEGCDTSTVLRQKNFMVKAFPNPTGDEFVLSVQSTSTEPLHVKVMDLSGRMVETTKAGAGKNIYLGRAYKPGVYFIEAKQGKDRKLVKVVKN, from the coding sequence ATGAGATCTTTTATCATTCTGGCATTGCTTGTAAGTACAAACTGCTTTGCATGGAATAAAGCAAAAGAAGAAAACGCATTTGGCAGTCGTAGTTACAATTCAGTTGTTCCATCCGACTCTAGTTTCTGTAATTGCATCAAGCCACTTTTTAATTACCTGCTTGCAAGTTCCCGGTTGAATATTTCGTCAGCAGATAATATCACTGTGCAATCGTTGGTGAATGATGCTGTACAGGCAGGATATATGATCAATAGTTCTCAATGCCCACATCTTGCTTCCAATCTTAATGGTCTGTTTTACACGCTCACACCACAGTATGTATCGTATGCAGGAATGATAGTAGCACCAACAGGTGCAGCATATCGTGCTAAATTGGGTAATTGTACAATCAGCTTCCGGTCAACCGCAGGACCATTTGAACACAAGCTTAGTTACTTCCAGCCAAAAGACTGTAGCAACGCAAATAAAGTAGAATATGCGGCTTCACCCGTTCCAACCGAATGCCTGAGATATACTATACAACATACGCCTGACCAGGCCGGGCTTAGTTGGTTTGTACATTATAATGATTGTGCAGGTGCATTGCAGGTAAAATGGCTGCAACCAACAGATCCATCCTTTTCATTCTGTGCCACAAGAATACACCAGGTGCAGGACGCAGATACGCTGAAGCTGGTGCACGCTTCCTCCATTTATTCTCTTTCTTCGGCCACTTCACCAACATGCGTTTTAGATGCAGCGATTTATTACAGGCAGACCATTGCAGTGCTTGAATTAGAAGGTTGTGATACCTCAACTGTTCTCAGGCAAAAGAACTTTATGGTTAAAGCTTTTCCGAATCCAACAGGAGACGAATTTGTTCTTTCTGTTCAATCAACAAGCACTGAACCACTACATGTAAAAGTGATGGATCTATCAGGCAGAATGGTAGAAACAACAAAAGCTGGGGCTGGTAAAAATATTTACCTGGGAAGAGCTTATAAACCTGGTGTTTATTTTATAGAAGCTAAACAAGGCAAAGACAGGAAGCTGGTAAAAGTTGTAAAGAACTGA
- a CDS encoding prolyl oligopeptidase family serine peptidase: MKKNLTLLGITCITMATSTSAQIKYPETRKVDQSDVYFGTTVADPYRWLEDDNSAQTKQWVEEQNRVTNEYLASIPYRDNVKARLEKLWNYPKYGAPYKKGKYYYFSKNDGLQNQSIVYRQVGLNGNPEVFLDPNKLSSDGTAALGGLAFSKNNKYTAYTVAQSGSDWQQIHILDAETKKALPEVLQFVKFSGIAWKGDEGFYYSRYPEPDEKSKLSGKNEFHKVYYHKVGTPQSQDELVYEDKDHPLRNVFASTTDDDRFLIVGTTQGTSGRQLWVKDLKAGQKEFSLLVEGFSTEPSVVDNVGDKLLLQTNDGAPNYKVVLVDPKNPAKANWKTVIPEQKEVLQGLGTGGGFLYASYLKDASTKVYQYAYDGKMVREIKLPGIGTAGGFGGEKSDKEFFYSFSSFAYPPSIFRYDITTGASTLYKKAEVNFNPEDYVTKQLFFTSKDGAKVPMFVTHKKSITLDGNNPVMLYGYGGFNVPVTPGFSVSNLFFMEQGGVYAVVTLRGGNEYGEEWHKAGMLLNKQNVFNDFIGAAEHLVNSKYTNPGKIAIRGGSNGGLLVGAAMTQRPELFKVAIPQVGVMDMLRYHRFTIGWAWAVEYGNADSSETHFKNLYGYSPLHNLREGVQYPATLVTTADHDDRVVPAHSFKFAARLQEAHRGANPALIRIETKAGHGAGKPTSKQIEEATDIWSFVMHNLGMKYSEPK, translated from the coding sequence ATGAAAAAAAATCTCACCCTATTAGGCATTACCTGTATCACTATGGCCACATCAACCTCAGCCCAAATTAAATACCCGGAAACCCGCAAGGTTGACCAATCCGATGTTTATTTTGGAACCACAGTAGCGGATCCTTATCGTTGGTTGGAAGACGACAACAGCGCCCAGACGAAGCAATGGGTGGAAGAACAAAACCGCGTTACCAATGAATATCTTGCTTCCATTCCATATAGGGATAATGTAAAAGCACGATTGGAAAAATTATGGAACTATCCAAAGTATGGTGCACCCTATAAAAAAGGCAAGTACTACTACTTTAGTAAAAATGATGGTTTACAAAATCAAAGCATCGTTTACCGCCAGGTTGGGCTCAATGGAAACCCTGAAGTTTTCCTGGATCCTAATAAACTATCATCTGATGGTACAGCGGCATTAGGCGGACTTGCTTTTTCGAAGAATAATAAATACACAGCCTACACTGTGGCGCAAAGCGGAAGTGATTGGCAGCAGATACATATACTGGATGCAGAAACCAAAAAAGCCTTACCCGAAGTTCTGCAGTTTGTAAAGTTTTCAGGTATAGCATGGAAGGGTGATGAGGGTTTTTATTATAGCCGTTACCCGGAGCCAGATGAGAAGAGCAAACTAAGCGGGAAGAATGAATTTCACAAAGTGTATTATCACAAAGTAGGTACACCACAATCGCAGGATGAACTGGTGTATGAAGACAAGGATCACCCGCTACGCAATGTATTTGCTAGCACTACCGATGACGACAGGTTCTTGATAGTAGGTACTACGCAAGGAACCAGTGGCAGGCAACTTTGGGTAAAAGATCTGAAAGCTGGTCAAAAAGAATTTAGCTTGCTGGTAGAAGGATTTTCCACAGAACCATCTGTAGTTGACAATGTGGGTGATAAGTTACTGCTGCAAACCAATGATGGTGCTCCTAATTATAAAGTAGTATTGGTAGATCCAAAAAATCCTGCTAAGGCAAACTGGAAGACGGTTATTCCTGAGCAAAAAGAAGTTTTGCAAGGATTGGGAACAGGCGGAGGCTTCCTTTACGCCAGCTATTTAAAAGATGCTTCCACCAAAGTGTATCAATATGCTTATGATGGCAAAATGGTTAGAGAGATAAAACTTCCTGGCATTGGTACAGCAGGTGGTTTTGGTGGCGAAAAATCTGATAAAGAATTCTTCTACAGCTTCTCATCTTTTGCATATCCACCTTCAATTTTCAGGTACGATATCACTACCGGTGCATCAACATTATATAAGAAAGCAGAAGTGAATTTCAATCCTGAAGATTATGTGACGAAACAATTGTTCTTTACAAGTAAGGATGGTGCTAAGGTGCCAATGTTTGTTACACACAAAAAAAGCATCACACTTGATGGTAACAACCCTGTGATGTTGTATGGATACGGAGGCTTCAATGTACCAGTTACTCCTGGTTTCAGTGTCTCTAATCTTTTCTTCATGGAACAAGGTGGTGTATATGCTGTAGTAACACTAAGAGGTGGTAACGAATACGGTGAAGAATGGCACAAAGCAGGTATGCTATTGAATAAGCAAAACGTTTTTAATGATTTTATTGGCGCAGCCGAACACCTGGTAAATAGCAAGTATACCAACCCGGGTAAGATAGCTATACGTGGTGGTAGTAATGGAGGTTTGCTGGTAGGCGCCGCCATGACACAACGCCCTGAACTTTTCAAAGTAGCCATTCCGCAGGTAGGTGTTATGGATATGCTACGCTACCATCGCTTTACCATTGGTTGGGCTTGGGCAGTAGAATATGGAAATGCAGACAGCAGTGAAACGCATTTCAAGAACCTGTATGGTTACTCTCCGCTACACAACCTGCGTGAAGGTGTACAATATCCTGCAACATTGGTAACAACTGCTGATCACGATGATAGGGTAGTACCTGCTCATAGTTTTAAATTTGCTGCTAGATTGCAGGAAGCTCATCGTGGTGCAAACCCTGCGCTTATCCGCATAGAAACTAAAGCAGGACATGGTGCAGGTAAACCAACCAGTAAACAAATAGAAGAGGCTACAGATATCTGGAGCTTTGTAATGCATAACCTGGGGATGAAATACTCAGAACCTAAATAA